A genomic segment from Helicoverpa armigera isolate CAAS_96S chromosome 10, ASM3070526v1, whole genome shotgun sequence encodes:
- the LOC110378440 gene encoding gamma-aminobutyric acid receptor subunit beta-like, with translation MSAPRATRCLHAQKVFLLLVQVLPFAIAQHERTTIDRLENVTHTVTRILDGYDIRLRPNFGGDPLYVGMDLTIASFDAISEVNMDYTITLYLNQYWKDERLAFGLPDEVLTLSGDFADKIWVPDTFFANDKNSFLHDVTERNKLVRLGGDGSITYGMRFTATLACMMDLHYYPLDSQNCTVEIESYGYTVSDVVMYWKETPVRGVEDAELPQFTILGHETNDRKEKLATGVYQRLSLSFKLRRNIGYFVFQTYLPSILIVMLSWVSFWINHEATSARVALGITTVLTMTTISTGVRSSLPRISYVKAIDIYLVMCFVFVFAALLEYAAVNYTYWGARARKRAKLKNRDQMSTSASVEKELKSSGGSRSPEEIIALRECAASTGRVSPLLGLRSKPLPAATGAPPSLRLQRDHTQLRYRTRPHSRNSRNGSTGKPKVMHALRRGATVIKASMPKIRDVNVIDTYSRVVFPVCFLLFNAVYWVFYIFD, from the exons ATGAGCGCGCCCCGCGCCACGCGCTGTTTGCACGCGCAAAAAGTTTTTCTGCTGCTGGTACAAGTTCTACCATTCGCGATTGcaca GCACGAGCGAACCACCATCGACCGCCTGGAGAACGTGACGCACACCGTCACGCGGATACTCGACGGCTACGACATACGACTGCGCCCTAACTTTGGTG GAGACCCGCTGTATGTTGGCATGGATCTCACTATTGCTAGTTTTGATGCAATATCAGAAGTGAATatg GATTACACAATAACCCTTTATCTGAATCAATACTGGAAGGATGAAAGGCTGGCCTTCGGTCTTCCGGACGAGGTGTTGACGCTCTCAGGAGATTTCGCCGATAAAATTTGGGTTCCCGATACATTTTTCGCTAATGACAAAAATAG TTTCCTGCACGACGTGACGGAGCGCAACAAGCTGGTGCGACTGGGCGGCGACGGCAGCATCACGTACGGCATGCGGTTCACCGCCACGCTGGCCTGCATGATGGACCTCCACTACTACCCGCTCGACAGCCAGAACTGCACCGTCGAGATTGAAAGCT ATGGATACACGGTGTCAGACGTAGTGATGTACTGGAAGGAGACGCCCGTCAGAGGCGTGGAAGACGCTGAGTTGCCTCAGTTTACTATACTAGGACACGAGACTAATGATAGAAAG GAGAAGTTGGCGACGGGCGTCTACCAACGGTTGTCGCTCAGTTTCAAACTGCGCAGGAATATCGGCTACTTCGTGTTCCAGACGTACCTGCCCAGTATACTTATTGTGATGCTGTCCTGGGTCTCTTTCTGGATTAATCATGAAGCTACGTCTGCTAGAGTGGCattag gtATCACAACGGTACTCACAATGACCACCATAAGCACAGGAGTGCGCAGCAGCTTACCCCGCATATCGTACGTGAAGGCCATCGACATCTACCTGGTGATGTGCTTCGTGTTCGTCTTCGCGGCTCTGCTGGAGTATGCAGCTGTCAACTATACGTACTGGGGGGCACGGGCCAGGAAGCGAGCGAAGTTAAAGAACAGGGACCAGATGTCCACTAGCGCCAGTGTTGAGAAGGAATTGAAAAGTTCTGGAG GTTCGCGTTCCCCTGAAGAGATAATCGCGCTCCGTGAGTGCGCGGCCAGCACGGGGCGCGTGTCACCCCTGCTGGGGCTGCGCTCGAAGCCTCTGCCAGCCGCCACCGGAGCCCCGCCGTCCTTGCGACTACAACGCGACCACACGCAGCTGCGGTATCGGACGAGGCCGCATTCTAGGAACTCCAGAA ACGGATCAACGGGAAAGCCGAAAGTGATGCACGCCCTCCGGCGCGGAGCCACCGTCATCAAAGCGTCTATGCCCAAGATTCGTGATGTCAACGTCATAGACACGTACTCACGAGTCGTGTTCCCCGTCTGTTTCCTCCTCTTCAACGCCGTCTACTGGGTCTTTTATATTTTCGattga